In one window of Microtus pennsylvanicus isolate mMicPen1 chromosome 2, mMicPen1.hap1, whole genome shotgun sequence DNA:
- the Pxmp4 gene encoding peroxisomal membrane protein 4 — translation MAAPAQLQALLKAVNTLLRKRRYHAVLALLKGFRNGAVYGVKIRAPHALVMTFLFRSGSLQEKLQAILKATYTHSRNLACFVFTYKSLCALQSHVQGETHQMHSFLAAFLGGLLVFGKNNNVNSQINMYLLSRVLFALCRLGVEKGYVPKLRWDPFPLHTAVIWGLVLWLFEYHRPTLQPSLQSSMTYLYEDSNIWHDISDFLIFNKSSPSK, via the exons ATGGCCGCCCCTGCGCAGCTGCAGGCTCTTCTCAAGGCTGTCAACACTCTGCTGCGCAAGCGCCGCTACCATGCTGTGTTGGCCTTGCTTAAGGGCTTCCGGAACGGGGCTGT CTATGGAGTCAAAATCCGGGCACCTCACGCACTGGTCATGACCTTTCTCTTCAGGAGTGGCAG TCTCCAAGAGAAACTGCAGGCCATCCTGAAAGCCACGTACACCCACTCTCGGAACCTGGCCTGCTTTGTGTTCACCTATAAGAGCCTCTGTGCACTCCAGTCGCATGTGCAAGGCGAGACCCACCAGATGCACTCTTTCCTGGCCGCCTTCCTCGGGGGCCTGCTAGTGTTCGGGAAGAACAACAACGTCAATAGCCAG ATCAACATGTACCTGTTGTCACGCGTCCTGTTTGCCTTGTGCCGCCTTGGCGTGGAGAAGGGCTACGTCCCTAAACTCAGGTGGGACCCATTCCCCTTGCACACGGCAGTGATTTGGGGGCTTGTGCTATGGCTGTTCGAGTATCACCGGCCCACGCTACAGCCCTCGCTACAGTCCTCCATGACCTACCTCTACGAGGACAGCAACATTTGGCACGACATCTCTGACTTCCTCATCTTCAACAAGAGCAGCCCCTCCAAGTAA